The genomic window CTAGACTCTAAAAAAAATAAAATATATGAATTGCCTCCTGCTTTAGCTGGAGGTTTTTTTATGTTTGAAAGGGAAAGGCTTTAGCCGAATTATTATTTCAAAGGAAAATCAAGCAATTCTTTAAGGTCAATATCTAAAGCATTTGATATTCTTATTAAAGTTTTTATGCCAGTATTTATTTCAGCTCTTTCAATTCTCCCAATTTGATTTCTTGTAATGTCGCAATCATCAGCTAAAGCTTGTTGTGATAAGCCTTTCTTTTCACGTAGCTGTCTTATGTGAATGCCAAGATTTGAGATAAAAGTTTCTTCTGAAATATTCATATTTCAAAAGTCATAACAATTATTTTTTGTTTTGACACAAATTTGTGTCAATAATTATTATATTTGACCAAAATATAAGATAATGATTACAGGAATCCTTTCGAATGAAATTGAAAATAGATTAAAAGTTTTTTTTATTGATGTTATCGATCCAAAAGATATGGCGAAAACGATACGAGAGGTAAATTATGTTCTTTCCTTATGTTCCATGCGCGGATGCGAAACAGTAGAAACTGAAATCAACAATCTCGAAGATAATTTTTATTGGCTCAATAGATTGGCAGAAGTTCTGGATCCTTATTTGGATATTGATTAAGTATAAAATGGTGTTTTAACCGCCGATCATTTCGCCGAAAGGAGAAACGAAAACAGCAAATCGACAAAATGAGATTGTTTCTTAATTTTTTTCATGTTGTACACCCGTCGTTTTGCTGGAATCTCCTTTCGTCAAGGTGAATTATAATGCAGGTTGCCATATAGTTTGTCATTTCGATCCCGAGACTTCGGGAGAGAAATCTTCGCAAGTAGCTCCGTTGCGAATATTCAATCTTTGTCGAGCTTCTCGTGGGGATTTCTCGTTCCTCGAAATGACAAGATTGTGTGAAATGGTATTTACCAAAAACAAAAAAGCTTCTGAAAAATCTTCAGAAGCTTTTGTTAAGTGCGGATAATAGGACTCGAACCTACACGCCTTGCGGCACCAGATCCTAAGTCTGGCATGTCTACCAATTTCACCATATCCGCTCAATTGTGGGTGCAAAGATAAACATAACTTCTAAATTTCAAAGCATTTTTTTAAAAAAATTATTAATTCTCTTTTTTGTATTTTTGAGTTTCTATAAAAATAATTTAAATGGAAAATATTAAGTCGTACGTTCAACAACATAAAGATCGGTTTATCAATGAATTGATCGAATTATTAAAGATTCCGTCGGTTAGTGCCGACACTGCATATTCTCAAGATGTTATTGATACAGCAGAAGCTGTAAAAGAAAGTTTAACAAAAGCAGGCTGCGATTTAGTCGAAGTTTGCGATACTCCGGGTTATCCAATTATTTATGGAGAAAAAATAATCGACCCAAATCTTCCAACGGTTTTGGTTTACGGCCACTATGATGTGCAGCCGCCAGATCCATTAGAATTATGGACTTCACCGCCATTTGAACCCGTTATTAAAAAAACAGATATTCACCCAGAAGGCGCAATCTTCGCGCGTGGAGCTTGTGACGACAAAGGTCAGATGTACATGCACGTAAAAGCGCTTGAGTTAATGGTACAAAGCAATACGTTGCCTTGTAACGTGAAATTCATGATCGAAGGAGAAGAAGAAGTAGGTTCGGCAAGTTTGGCTTGGTTCGTAGAACGCAATCAGGAAAAACTGAAAAACGACGTAATCTTGATTTCAGATACAGGAATGATTTCTAACCAACAGCCGTCGATTACGACTGGTTTAAGAGGTTTGAGTTATGTTGAGGTAGAAGTTACAGGTCCAAACCGCGATTTGCATTCTGGTTTATACGGCGGGGCAGTAGCGAACCCAATTAATATTTTGGCCAAAATGATTGCTTCTCTTCACGACGAAAACAATCATATTACGATTCCAGGATTCTACGATAAAGTTCAGGAATTATCTGCTGAAGAAAGAGCTGAAATGGCAAAAGCCCCTTTTAGTTTAGAAAAATATAAAAATGCTTTGAACATTGCTGATGTTTACGGCGAAAAAGGATATGTAACCAACGAAAGAAACTCAATTCGTCCGACATTGGACGTAAACGGAATCTGGGGCGGTTATCAAGGTGAAGGTGCTAAAACGGTTATTGCGAGTAAAGCTTTTGCTAAAATCTCGATGCGTTTGGTTCCAAACCAAGAGTGGGAAGAAATTACAGAATTGTTTACAAAACATTTTACAAGCATTGCACCAGCTGGAGTTACGGTAAAAGTAACGCCGCATCACGGTGGTCAAGGTTATGTTACGCCAATTGACAGCATTGGATATCAGGCGGCAAATAAAGCGTATACAGAGACGTTTGGAGTTCCTGCAATTCCAGTTCGTTCTGGAGGAAGTATTCCGATTGTTGCTTTGTTTGAAAAAGAATTAAAAAGCAAAACGATCCTAATGGGATTTGGTTTGGATTCTGATGCGATTCACTCACCAAACGAACATTTCGGAATCTTTAATTACTTGAAAGGAATTGAAACTATTCCGTTGTTTTACAAGTATTTTGTGGAGCTTTCTTCTAAGTAGATTTTAACCGCAAAGAGCGCTAAGGATTACGCAAAGTCCGCAAAGCTTCATTATATAGCTTTGCGGACTTTGTGTTTATAAACGTAACCTCAAAAAAAAAAGCTTTGCGCTCTTTGCGTTAAAAAAAACTGCAAATAGTTTCAAATCCTGTAAGATAAAAATCCGTTCAGAAATGAGCGGATTTTTTTTGTTCTAATTTTTGGAGTTTAAACTTTCAACATTAAAATTTTTAATTTACCATTTATTTTTTATTAAATAAATTAACTTATTTTGGTTATTTTTATCATTCAGTTGTTTTTATTATGAAAATAATTCTATGTTTTAAAAATTTCTAATTTTATTTTAATGTTGTTTTAATATTGAAGAATGGGCTTAATTGAAAAAAAGGTTAGATTTTCGCCCATTGGGTACACGAGATATCTGAAAGGTTTGAAAAAAACATATATGATGTTTCGGCAGGGAAAATTATTAGAAAGTTTAGCCGTCAAATCTTGGGAAATTGCACCAGGTAATACAACGATTTCCAAAAAAGCTTATTTTTTAGAGAACCAGCTTGAGCGTGTAACAGGCAGTGCCTATACCGACGACCCCCATGCGGTCATGCACGGCGGAATCTCCATTGTACATAATCCAACCCTCGCTTATCTTCTCAAAAATATCTGGATGATTAATGGTTCTATTTACAAAGGACTGCATCAATTTCAATTGCATCATAAATCCAAACTTAGCAGTAAGATGAATTATTTTCCGCCTGTCATTTTTGATACGGAGATAAAAAATGCATCAATTTACAGCTCTTATGATGGGAATGAATTTTTTGGGCTTTGGTTAACAGATGACTGCACAAACTACAAATTAGCTGCTGTTGAAGGAACTCCAATAACAACAGATATTTTTACAAGTCCGCATATGTTAGAGTACGAAAGCTTGTTGAATATGAATCCGTACCGAACCAATGCAGTATATTTGAAAGATGCTGTTTTTTTTGATGACGATTGGGGAAATAATAAGAAAAAGCAAGAAATATTTAATTCGAATAAAGAGCTGCTGTTGTCTAAGTTTGCTTCAAATTCACATCCGGGAGTTTTTATTTTACGTCGTAATTCGGGAAAAACCCGAATAATGTTAAATGAAATTGAAATTGCCGAACTAATGCGTGAAAAATACGGTTTCAAAATTGTAGATGTTACTCAGCAAAGTGTTCAAGAAATTATTGCGGCCTGTGCAGGAGCTGGAATTATTGCTGGAATAGAAGGAAGTCATCTCATGCATGGGCTAATGGTGCTCGAGCCTGGAGCTTCTGTTTTAACCTTACAGCCGCCAAATCGATTTTGCGGTGTTCTAAAAATAACAACCGACATGCAAGATCTAAACTACGCCTTTGTAGTCGGAATTCAAAAAGAGGAAAATTTCTATATCAATTTTGAAGAAGTTGAGAAAACGCTTTCTTTATTAAGGTTCTAAGTTGCTAAGATTCTAAGGTTCTAAGACATTTGTAGAAGTTTTAAACTTTGAAAGATTCCTTTTTACAATCTACACACAATCAAACCGTTGTCGCAATGTCCCTTTGAACCTCTGTTCCTTAAAATTTTTTTTGCATATTAAAAAATTAATTCTACATTTGTAGAGCAGTGTCTATAATTGTAGAATTTAATGATATGAAGAACTACTTTTTGCTATTACTTTTTTCTTTAATTCTTTTCGGCTGTAAAAGTCCAGCGATCAATCAAAAAATTGATAAGAAAAAAGAAGGCGTTTGGATTGATGATTATATTCAGGATAATATCAGATACAAATCGTATGAATATTACAAACACGATCAGCCGGTAAAAAAGTGGAAATCTTATATAGGCGGGAAAATTTATAAAACAGAAAAATACAAAAACGGAATCTGTATTCTAAAAACGTATTACGAAAACGGAAAGTTAGAATCGAAAGGAAAAACGCAGCTGGAAGTAAATGGGACCGAAACGCATTGGTTTTATTTTGGAGAATGGAAATTCTACTCGGATAAAGGAAAGTTGAAAAACATTAAAAACTACGAAAAAGGTGAACTAATCTTAGAAAATAACAAACCATAAACTTTAATTGTATGAAAATAATACTTGCTTTCTTTTTACTAGTACTAAACTGTGTTTTCGGTCAGGCTCAAACTTACAAAGATTGGATTCAAAAAGGAGATTCTTGTTATAGGGCAGAAAATTATAAATTATCTGTTACTTATTTTGAAAAAGCCTTTAAAATAGAACACAAAAACTCAGGTGATCTATACAATGGAGGATGTGCCGCATCTTTGGCTTTGGAAAACAAAAAAGCATTTCAATGGTTAAATCTCGCAATTGACAATGGATATGAAGGCATTGCACACATGCAGATAGACAATGATCTGAAGCGTTTGCATACAGATGCAGAATGGAAAAAAACAATTGAGAAATTACAGAAAAAATTAGATATTATTGAAGCCAATTACGACAAGCCTCTGCAAAAAGAGCTTTTGGCAATTTATACTGATGACCAAGGTATTCGTGGGGAATTTATGAAAGTTTATAAAGATCCCAACTATGATAAAAAGAAAATTGACAGCATTGGTAAATTAATGGGGAAGCAAGACAGTATTAATCTCGTTAAGGTCATGAAGATTTTGGACGAAAAAGGCTGGGTTGGAAAAAATGTGGTGGGGGCACAAGCCAATCAAACCTTGTTTTTGGTGATTCAGCATTCTGATTTAAAATATCAGCAGAAATATTTACCAATGATGCGAGAAGCTGTTAAAAAAGGTAACGCAAATCCAGGAAACTTAGCCTATCTAGAAGACAGAGTGGCTTTAAGAGAAGGAAAAAGACAAATTTATGGAAGTCAGTCTTCTAGAAATAAAACGACTAATAAATGGTATATTTCGCCTATGATCGATCCGGATGATGTAGATAAGAGACGTGCTTCGGTTGGGCTTGGTACTATAGCTGAATATGCAGCCAAAATGAATATTGAATGGAATCTGGAGGCTTATAAAAAGGAATTGCCAGAAATAGAAAAACTTGAAAATATTAAATAATGACACAATTAACAAACGCAGAAGAACAATTAATGGAACATTTATGGAAGCTTGAAAAAGCTTTTATGAAAGATCTGCTTGAAGCTTATCCCGAACCAAAGCCTGCAACTACAACAGTCGCGACTTTATTAAAACGAATGATCGATAAGAAATTTGTGGCGTATAACGAATTCGGGAATTCACGCGAATATTACCCGCTGGTTAAAAAAACAACTTATTTCTCTAAACACGTAAACGGATTGATCAGTAATTTTTTTAATAATTCCGCTTCGCAGTTTGCGTCGTTTTTTACCACCGAAACCAATTTATCGGCATCGGAATTGGAAGATCTTAAAAAAATAATCGATTCAGAAATTCAAAAAAAGAAAAAATGATAACGTATCTTTTAAAATCAGGCGTATTGCTTGCTGTGTTTTATGCTGTGTATAAAATGCTTTTAGAAAACGAAAAAATGTTTCGTTTTAATAGAATTTATCTTCTGGGAAGTATTGTTTTTAGTTTGATAATTCCGCTTCAATTGTTTTCGATCGGATCTTTTTTTTCGGCAAAAACGCAAGTGATCGAACTGGATGAAATCATGATTGTAGCGGATAAGGCTGTTTTATATAAACTAAATTATGCGGAAATTCTAACATACTTTTTGACTGTAATTTATATCGTTATGACAGCAATTTTGACCGTTCGTTTGATACGAAATATATATTCATTTACGATCCGAA from Flavobacterium fluviale includes these protein-coding regions:
- a CDS encoding helix-turn-helix domain-containing protein, with the protein product MNISEETFISNLGIHIRQLREKKGLSQQALADDCDITRNQIGRIERAEINTGIKTLIRISNALDIDLKELLDFPLK
- a CDS encoding dipeptidase gives rise to the protein MENIKSYVQQHKDRFINELIELLKIPSVSADTAYSQDVIDTAEAVKESLTKAGCDLVEVCDTPGYPIIYGEKIIDPNLPTVLVYGHYDVQPPDPLELWTSPPFEPVIKKTDIHPEGAIFARGACDDKGQMYMHVKALELMVQSNTLPCNVKFMIEGEEEVGSASLAWFVERNQEKLKNDVILISDTGMISNQQPSITTGLRGLSYVEVEVTGPNRDLHSGLYGGAVANPINILAKMIASLHDENNHITIPGFYDKVQELSAEERAEMAKAPFSLEKYKNALNIADVYGEKGYVTNERNSIRPTLDVNGIWGGYQGEGAKTVIASKAFAKISMRLVPNQEWEEITELFTKHFTSIAPAGVTVKVTPHHGGQGYVTPIDSIGYQAANKAYTETFGVPAIPVRSGGSIPIVALFEKELKSKTILMGFGLDSDAIHSPNEHFGIFNYLKGIETIPLFYKYFVELSSK
- a CDS encoding glycosyltransferase 61 family protein, with product MMFRQGKLLESLAVKSWEIAPGNTTISKKAYFLENQLERVTGSAYTDDPHAVMHGGISIVHNPTLAYLLKNIWMINGSIYKGLHQFQLHHKSKLSSKMNYFPPVIFDTEIKNASIYSSYDGNEFFGLWLTDDCTNYKLAAVEGTPITTDIFTSPHMLEYESLLNMNPYRTNAVYLKDAVFFDDDWGNNKKKQEIFNSNKELLLSKFASNSHPGVFILRRNSGKTRIMLNEIEIAELMREKYGFKIVDVTQQSVQEIIAACAGAGIIAGIEGSHLMHGLMVLEPGASVLTLQPPNRFCGVLKITTDMQDLNYAFVVGIQKEENFYINFEEVEKTLSLLRF
- a CDS encoding DUF6624 domain-containing protein, which gives rise to MKIILAFFLLVLNCVFGQAQTYKDWIQKGDSCYRAENYKLSVTYFEKAFKIEHKNSGDLYNGGCAASLALENKKAFQWLNLAIDNGYEGIAHMQIDNDLKRLHTDAEWKKTIEKLQKKLDIIEANYDKPLQKELLAIYTDDQGIRGEFMKVYKDPNYDKKKIDSIGKLMGKQDSINLVKVMKILDEKGWVGKNVVGAQANQTLFLVIQHSDLKYQQKYLPMMREAVKKGNANPGNLAYLEDRVALREGKRQIYGSQSSRNKTTNKWYISPMIDPDDVDKRRASVGLGTIAEYAAKMNIEWNLEAYKKELPEIEKLENIK
- a CDS encoding BlaI/MecI/CopY family transcriptional regulator, which encodes MTQLTNAEEQLMEHLWKLEKAFMKDLLEAYPEPKPATTTVATLLKRMIDKKFVAYNEFGNSREYYPLVKKTTYFSKHVNGLISNFFNNSASQFASFFTTETNLSASELEDLKKIIDSEIQKKKK